DNA sequence from the Juglans microcarpa x Juglans regia isolate MS1-56 chromosome 5S, Jm3101_v1.0, whole genome shotgun sequence genome:
TCCCTCTGAGTTAATTTAAAATGACTTATCAGAGAAGTtttgaacaatattaaatgtaaaTCGGATGGTGGTTTCTAAAAGAACGAGGCGTCGTTTATATGGAGAATAATTTTAGTACGTATTTAGTTTCTACAGTACAAAAACAACTACATGAAAAATGGCAGAGAAAAAGTTGTTACCTTGTTATAGACACCAGTAATTAGATCATCGTAGCTCCCATTGTGTGCCTCAAATTCATAAGGAAGATGATACCCTAAAAGGTCTCGTACCTTATGGAAAATTTGGATGCAGAAGCCATCATATTTGTTCTGATTTGGCTTCTCTCCATACTTAACCTTCACAAATTTATCAAACGTTGCTCTGCCAGGAACTGCAATTTTCAGTGGCTTTGCATCGGTAGGCATTTCCCAACCTGTTGGAGTCCGTTTCAAGTTTCCTGGCCAAGTTACTGGACCGGACAAAGTGTTGACGGAGTTAGAATCTACATTACCACGTCCATTTTTCTGCTCACCTTTTTCTATAGAAGGGCTGATCAATGAGAAGCCAAACTCTGGTGTCCAGAAGTCTATTTCTTTGTATCTCTTCCCAATCACATTTACGATCCTCAGTGTAGAGCTGTCTAAGAGCTGGCCTCCTTCAAAACGTATTTTTCCACTTAAACCAGAGAAATTGCTCGATAACATATTATCTAACAATATCTTTGGATTGCTGGTGTTAGTAGCCATTCTCTCTATCGCTTGTGTAACAACTCTAATGCTATCGTACGCTCGCAGAGCATAAATTCCAGGGTCGAAGTTATCTTCCTCTAGATATTCAGCTCTGAATATTTTCCGAAAATGGGCATAAAAATCTCGATACTCGGAATTGCCAATCTCAGAATAATAAGTCTTTATTCCTATTGCGCCCTCTATAGATGAAATAACGGAGTTGTTCACGGAGTCCAGCAGACTTGTTATGCTGTCTGAGATTATCCAAGCTGAGTCTCTCCCGACAAGTCCCATATGCTTAGCTTCTTTGAACAAATAAGTTGCCATCTCTAATGATGAATGAAGGACGACAAAGACACGAGCTTGTGTTTTCAGTAGCTTAATTAGCTCTTCTTGGACAACCCTTTCCGAATCAGGCACAGAAGAATATGGTGGGAGGACCAAACGGTACTCAATCTCCGAGCCAGCATTTTGTAGAGCCTCAGATAATAGTGCTAACATGCCGGCGTTACTGCCATATCCTTCATCTTCGTAAATCGCTATGACCCTTTGCCAATTGTACGCATGAACAATATCTGCGATGCATTGTATCTGTTCAGAACCATTTTTGGCCATTTGTATCATGAAAGGCCAAAGAAGTGGCATTAGAGGCGGGTTAATGACTGGTGCTGCGAACGAAATGACTGGAACACGATCTTGCCTTCCAACATCGGCTACTAGAGCTGCTTccggccatgcatgcatgcctataATCACTTTTACCTTTTGGTCTCTAATCATCTCTTCTGCTGCAACCAaaatgttgatatatatttttaaatataattattttggtgCATTTTCACTACTCTTAGTCTAAACTCGTCTTATTGTGTTGATATgacaaaatatatcaatatatttcgCATGAACACTACGAAACGAGAGTGAGATAAAAGTATAGCGTATAATATAACTTGTATGTTAATCGTGCTTACTCGAACACCTCGTCTGAAAAAAGCACTGAAGTAGTAGATATATATAACATACCAGCAGAAGTGACTGATCTAAGAGCATGCCGGAAATGAAGAGACACTTGGTGAGACTTTGAATTGGTGTTGTAGTTTTGAACTGCAATTTCCATGGctgttttctcttcttttccaatACGGGTATTAACGTCAATGATTATACCCAAACTCATCACTGTTTTGT
Encoded proteins:
- the LOC121267984 gene encoding glutamate receptor 2.9-like encodes the protein MSLGIIIDVNTRIGKEEKTAMEIAVQNYNTNSKSHQVSLHFRHALRSVTSAAEEMIRDQKVKVIIGMHAWPEAALVADVGRQDRVPVISFAAPVINPPLMPLLWPFMIQMAKNGSEQIQCIADIVHAYNWQRVIAIYEDEGYGSNAGMLALLSEALQNAGSEIEYRLVLPPYSSVPDSERVVQEELIKLLKTQARVFVVLHSSLEMATYLFKEAKHMGLVGRDSAWIISDSITSLLDSVNNSVISSIEGAIGIKTYYSEIGNSEYRDFYAHFRKIFRAEYLEEDNFDPGIYALRAYDSIRVVTQAIERMATNTSNPKILLDNMLSSNFSGLSGKIRFEGGQLLDSSTLRIVNVIGKRYKEIDFWTPEFGFSLISPSIEKGEQKNGRGNVDSNSVNTLSGPVTWPGNLKRTPTGWEMPTDAKPLKIAVPGRATFDKFVKVKYGEKPNQNKYDGFCIQIFHKVRDLLGYHLPYEFEAHNGSYDDLITGVYNKTYDAVIGDFTILAKRLQYVDFTLPYADSSLEMMVPAKPEWSALMFTVPFTWELWVVTGAILIYTMLVVWFLEHQSNPEFSGPWKSQISTSLWFTISSLFFAHREKIHNNSTRVVIVVWLFVVLVLTSSYTASLSSMLTVQQLQPTFTDIQSLKKNNLKVGCSGNSFVRKYVENELNFSSENIVDVSNEYMYLEEFQFNNIAAAFLELPYEKVFLNKYCKGYSGTMPVNRYGGLAFAFQKGSPIVKDFSEAILKLSESGELKSLEDKWLTPSHECSTNLTSHTPNSLRLQSFLVLYLISFSTSTICLLLSLIHFLVNHRRHQDAYEGNVTPGDESVWKNVVRLVRYFEIHKRGRDEGVWKKAVELIRQFHTKNPGRAPILAGA